One Desulfitibacter sp. BRH_c19 genomic region harbors:
- a CDS encoding DNA polymerase III subunit beta, whose protein sequence is MERSRQLNDELSRMINVLITEYKPLKIIIFGSFVMGNINEWSDIDLVIIKDTEKSFYERLKEVIEIAEPNIAVDILVYTPKEEEELKDDLFYREEILKKGRVIYDALQ, encoded by the coding sequence TTGGAGCGTTCGAGGCAACTAAATGATGAACTCTCTAGAATGATTAATGTTTTAATTACTGAATACAAACCCCTAAAGATTATTATCTTTGGTTCGTTTGTTATGGGAAATATTAATGAATGGAGCGACATAGATCTAGTGATAATTAAAGATACAGAAAAGTCGTTTTATGAGAGGTTAAAAGAGGTTATTGAAATTGCAGAACCAAATATAGCGGTAGATATCCTTGTCTATACTCCAAAGGAAGAAGAAGAATTAAAAGATGATTTGTTTTATAGAGAAGAAATTTTAAAGAAGGGGAGGGTTATATATGATGCTCTCCAATAA